Genomic segment of Kogia breviceps isolate mKogBre1 chromosome 9, mKogBre1 haplotype 1, whole genome shotgun sequence:
aaatgttgggaACCAGTTAGACGTGCAGACCAGGTATTGGGAACCCCTCCCTGATCTACTGCGTTTGTTTGGCATCACAATGACAAAGAATTCTGAGCTAAAAgcggaagaaaaggaaaactaaggTGTATGGAGGCCTGTTGAGTACTGATGCCTTTTGCCGACGTTATCTCATCAGTATTCACAACGGCCTGACAGCTGCAGGGGTCTGAACTGCCATGCGGATACCTGTCCACTCTGCATCAGAGACCACGCGGACCGTTTAGTATTAGCCCGAAAGAACTTCAAAGATCACCACATATAgccccctcattttacagacggggAGCCTCGGACCTAGCAATTTTGTGAGGTTTGCATTAGTCTAATAACGGAATGTAGTACGTGcgtgttaacatttaaaaaagaaaaaatgttggcAGCTATATACTTTGCCCAAGGCCCTGTACTACTCACTGACTCGATGATGTTGCCTGACTAGAGCTTCTGAAAAGTGCAGCCactggattttaaaaagagatgattCAGGACAGACCAATGTACAGAACTGTGATGCTGAGAGAGGTTTGTGACCCTGGTGACACAGCCTTACTTGAGCCTGAGGATGTCAGGAAAACATGTCTGTCTGGGAGCCATGGGGGCCACGCAACCATGAGAAGCAGTGATGTGAGGACAAACCCTCCTCAGGACTCTCCAGCCAAGCCCCTTCCCCAGACCCCATGGTGCCATGTCTGGATCATGCAGTAGCtcctgggcctcctccctccttccaacCCCTGAAAATACGATAACCACTTCCTAAACACAAGTCAATTCAATGTTTAGTTATGATACGTGTGCTATAAACAAGCATCTATCAGAACAGCAATGACAGCAATATTTATGGAACACTTATATGGCCCATGCGTTACGTTAAATGAGTCACGGGCATGATTTCAATTTCTCCTCATAATTACACTATGAGGCACTGACTGTTATCACCCCAGCTTGACAGCTGAGaacactgaggcacaaagagcaGTTGTCCGAAGGCTGTGCAACTAACAACAGGTGAAACCCGAATGCAAGCACAGGCAGCCTGGTCGAGCCTATGCTGGAACCCAAATGTGAGTGCTGCCTCCATAACCGCACAGCCAAGAGCATGTAAGAAGTCAAATGGTTACGCTACAAAAGACAAGGCAGCACTGACAAATGTCATTGGAAAAAGAACACTCCCAACTGGGAgggacaggaaagaaagaaattaaaggccaAGATAGATAGGAGTGGGAAAGAAGGAGAGACATTAAGATTTGGGGGCTAAGGGATCAGCATAAGCAAGGCACAGAGGTAAGAAAGAATGGGACCTGCTTCAGAAACTGCAGCAGAAAGACAAGGGAAGACACTTGTGGGAAGGTCAGGAACACTGTTGGAAAAGTACCCTAGAGCCGCCGCATCACGGAGATTCTGTTAACAAGAAGACTTCCACCAGCAACAGGGACCCATCGCAGGCGAGACACTGCCCAGGCTGTCATAAACATGAAACAGATTTCTGAGCCTAGGATTTCTCTGCCTAGGACCCAGTGTGCAGGATTATCTGTCTCTGTGAGTCTTTACTCAGAATATTACTTCTTCCCACACCTCCAAAGTGAACAAGACATATCCACAGGGAACACTGGGAGCTGTACAAGCTGCACGTCCATTGGAGTGGCCCAAAAGTATGGAACTCTGCTACCCTGAGATCCTCCGTGGGCATTCCCTGAAGACCAAAGAGCCAGTGGATCACAGTCAATCCTGGGCAAGAACACCCATCTCTCCCTGTGCAACTTtcccaaaataaaactttattcagcCTTCTCCTCTAAAACCTAAAATAGCCATGGTCTAGTTCTCACAATAAATcgtacttttctttctctctttaaggCCCTCACTGTCACTTTGACTCCACTACTCCAGTGTTTTTCACTATGCACCAGTCAACTTGGCTCATGGCTGCTTCTGCATTTTTGCCTGAGGGCCGCCCTCCACCAGGGCAGTGTCTACATCCTCTTGTCCTCTGTTTTCTGTGAAAACCCCTCTCATATTGCAAAGCCAAGTTTAAAATCCACTCGGTGATGAAATTTTCTCCAAACAATTCACACtgacttttcctctttcctgagcTACTGAAGCAACAGTACACGTTCAAGAATAGCGTTCTGTCTTGTGGGCGAACATACCCCAAAGTGCTCAGGGGAAAGCTAGCCTCTCATCAAGTCCCTGCTGGCTGAGTTCCCTCAGAGTCTCCCCCAAGCCAGACCCACGTGAGGAGCCTATTCTGACCTCCTGAATGGAGAAGGGGCAGCTGAGCCGCAGTGTGTGTTCTCCATTCTCCTAGCACTGAACATGGCAATGGATTCTCCCTTCTTGGAATAAAATCcttatgaaaagatactcatctGTCTGGATTTTACCAGCAATGGACTGTGGGTGGGTTAGATAATCCTGAAAGTATTCCTAAATAAGCTTATTAATCTGAAACAGGTAGATATAACATTGAAATCAAGTTAAATCATCTCTTGGACACTGTTTCCATGTTAAGTCTTCAGCTGGTGGTTTAGTAGTTCGCTGTATGGTGTCATAGAAAGAGCATGGGGTTTGGCAACAAACTAGCTGGGGTCTGAATACTGGATTCTCTGCTTACTTTCCACAGACCTTGGGCAGTCATTTCAATGCTCTGAAGCTCAATTGCCCTCTCTGTACATTAGGGGTGAGAATATGTGTGACATATATTATTTTGCACCTAAGCTGAGATAATAAGTCCCTGATATCCAGCGTCAGTTTCCCAGTCCCTCCCTAACTTGTCTTTTCTGAAAATAAAGTCAAACAAAAGCCAGCAAGCGGTCGCATTAGCTTAAATTCTGTTAACAACTCCTCCTTCAGTTCATCCACCCCCAGGAAGAGCCTCACCAGCCGGGGCCGCAGTAGGAGTTCTCTTGCATCCACGGACCACCAACAGACAAGTGCGGAGCATCAGTGCCTCCCACGGGGAACCACAGGCTGAGGGGGAAAAGCAGCCCCGCCCATGACTTTGTTCTACAAGGCTCCTTAACCTTCCTtcttcccccatctctccccacccccccactcccaAGCACATGCCGTCTCCACACCTTCTTGTCACAAAGCTTCTCTCACAGCCTCCACAGCCTACAAAATTGTATAAATTgtacctctttctttttattgcaacCGAGTTCCTTCTTTCATTCCCCAAATAAGCTCTTCACATCAGACGCTATCTGGCAACGGAGAAGTTGCTTAGAGTGAGAGTAATTTCCTGCCCGGAAATGTTCAAAGAAAGGTGAAAATAAAAGAGACTTACACTGGGCATTAcagcatttccttctcttgtgaaaCACCTATTATTCAGCAGTTTTACACAACCTTTCATCCTTTCCTACCTCACCCCTACAGACAGGAATACGTGCAAACACCGGTGTGAGTCCAAGGAGAGAGTTATTAGGAATAACATATTACTGTGTATTCACCTGTtagtaataaaattttatatttgtataatacATTGCAGTTTTCAGAGCACTTTAATCTGTATTATCTCTCTGATCACACAAAGAAATAGAGCAGGAATTTTTACTCCCCACGTATAATGAGGAAACAAACTAAGAAAAATGGTTTGCCAAAGGTCACTCAAATACTGGCCAAGTCGAACTAGTGCTAACTTAGTTTCAATCTAGTAATCCAGGGTTCACAGAGTCTGAAGTCAGTAAATCCAGAAATTGCTTTCTCAGACTAaatacttgttcattcattcaacagattcaAAGTTCACTCTCCACCACGTGTCCCAAAGAGGAAAGCTCAGATCCGATCCGTTATCAAATTCTACCATCCTCCCCTCACAGATGGATACTTCTCTTAAGTCCAAAGCTTGTCCTAGAGATTTCCACCATTTCCTCCATGGCTCCCCTACCCCACGCCCAGGGAACCGGCCCAATCCTGTAAGGGACCCCAATACAGTCCTAACTCACTAGTTACAGCTGACTGGACCAGCACTGGACAGCTGATCCAACCTGGTCCAATTGGATTCTCTCTCCCGGAAATTAGGATTTGAGACACAGAGTCTGAATCATATTCAGGCTGTGGGATCACTTCATGTTACTGAGAGGCAGAAATTAAGGTTTTATTGAAAATACCTGTTTGCCCAAAAGAGAACAGGATAGACATATAGAAAGCAGCAGGAGTAAGAGATTATTCAAacccaaagaagaaaaagtaaagagaCTAGCTACCAGTATTTTTGCTATTTCTGTTAAGACCAATACACAAAAGAATTTCAGGTGAATCTCCTGCTTCTTCACCAAAATACTACTTCTACAATTACGACCACCACTGCTTCTACTACtaaccaccatcatcaccaccatcatcactaccaccatcaccaccaccatcaccatcaccaccaccatcaccattatcaccatcaccaccaccatcaccaccaccaccatcaccaccaccaccaccaccatcaccatcaccaccaccatcaccattatcaccatcaccaccaccatcactaccaccattatcactatcaccaccaccatcaccaccatcaccaccaccatcaccacatcaccaccactaccaccattagcaccatcaccatcaccatcaccaccaccaccatcaccaccaccattatcaccatcaccatcaccaccaccatcaccagcatcaccatAACCAGCACCACCATCAACATCATCCTTTCCTGCAGCCATGTACTGTGAGTTTCTATACCTGGCAACCAAATATACTCTGATGGCCCTGCTATGAGAGGCTCTCATTGTCTCCCTCTGTCCAGTGTAAATACCTTCACCAAAAATTTCTAACCACTCCAGTCCTACCTACAAGCAACATACTGGCAACACTTTGCTGACTTCTATAACCACTTGCAATCGTAGGACCTTCAAATCCCCACAAAGTCCCTCTGAATTATTTGGCCTCTCTATAGAATTGTGCTTTTTAGTTCAGGATACATGTAATCTAGGGGTATGTGGTGACACACTGAGAGGTATGTAATACATCTTCTTGAAAAATCAACTTTAGTCAAAGTCCTTGGAGAAGAAAAGGCAATTTGAATCCATATTTGGAATTATGAAAAATATGGCAGTATAAAGTAATGGCAtgcataatttttttcaacataaaACACTGAATTTACAGAAATTTTCCTGTGAGCCTGCTTCCCCCAGGTCCCCACCCCAGGGGAAACTGAAAAGAATGCCATAGGGAATGTCTTAAAGGCGCCAATAACGTCTCACAGCCACACACAGGCTCTGGCTACCATTGTGGCCCTCTTCTCTGGCTTGGCCTCTCCTCCCCACATACTCCCTCGCCATTCCGCTCTCTGGGCATCTCCGTGTCACAACGTCTTCCCTGCCTCTGCTGGACAGTGACCCTCAAAGTGTCACTGCTGCTCCgtgttctcttccttcttccattacagagaaacagaacaggGCTGAGTGTCATCCAATGTCTCACAGCTCTATCAGCTTTTACTTAAAACCTCCTCTTCCATAATTCATATTAGTGGACAAAATAAAGCTCAAAAAGGGGTCTGAGCACCTTCTAAAGCAATCCCTACCCACAGGTCCCTGCTGGGGAAAGTGACCCAAGTATGTCCCTAATCACAAGATTCCGTGCTGGCACCTGTGCTGACTGGACCTGGTCTGGGCATTAACCCAAGACAGCCAGTCCTTCAACTGACTGGCATCTCCAGACACCGCCTGCTGTGTGAGCACCAGACAACCCAGATTCTCTTTCTGAATGGAACGCACAGAGCAACTGCAGCAGGATCGGTTAGTAGCAAGAGCAAAACTGAAAGGTAGAGAAACACAAATGAGAGCTGTGTGAGACCATCTTTAACCTCATCTGCCCTGGCATTACCTCTCTGCCCTCTTCCCTTTGACAGTTCAAAATGGACAGGATATGCTTTAAATGCAGGAAGCAGAGACGTCCttgcttttgtttcctctctCGCGCTTCCTGTTTTCTGCCTCTTCGTGACAAACGAACCTAGACACAGGGCAGGCTGCCTTTCCCTCTGTGCACTTCCTCGCTTCACATCCCCAGATGCGCAAGTGGACGCAGAGCCCTTCTCACAGACAGGTTCAGTTAGTCACCGCGTTCAGCTTCCAGTCACAGTGGCCCAAGCATGGTGACTTAAAGACAGAAAGATAttacctttctccctttctctgctcCCTCTGGGGCACAGTAGTCACTGGTGTGGTTTCACGAACTCAGAAGCTTCAGGATTGAGATTCTCTTGGCTTTTCGCTCATGGCTGGAGCTCCAACCATAACATCTTAGTTCAggcacagaaagaagaaaaagagacgaGGGCTTTCTAAAAAATCCCACCCAGTGTCTTCTTGTTGTGTCTCGCTGGCTACTCCTATCTGAAAGAAAGATGGGAAATGCAGTTGATTTTTAGTTCATATTGACATACCTAATAACACAGGGGTTCTGTTGGCAATGAAAAGGAGAGAACTAACAGTCTGCAGGCAATTAGCAATAACTACCACGAACAGAATGGCAAGCTGAGTGCGTGGATTCTGCCTAGGTCTACTGCCTGCTCCAAACCACGCTGTACCAGAGTTCCACCTCGGGAGCTTTCAGACGCTGGTCTAGCTTTTAACGAAGTAACACACACCCTACACCCCATTTCCCGGCTGCTCCTCTCATGTAATCGGAGTGGTTGGCAGAGCTCGATTTGGGAATTCCCGGGACTCTTGGCTACATGCATCTAAAAAGCATCGACATCCTAACTCCTCACTTAGTAACCCTGGCCAAGACATCTAACTAACCTTCCTGAAATTCCACTttgtcatcagtaaaatggaagtATCACTACACTCTTCACACAGCAACTCTGAGATTAAAGGACATTCAGCCTGCCATAGCATGATGAATGGTGTCTAAAATTTCACTTCTGTCACATACGGGCCACATTATTGCAAGAGTAAATCAATGACTGGGGTGAGCTTGCACGGAGGGCAGGCCAGGAATTCCAGGTCTCACAGTGGTCTGGCACCACCTCGTGGCAGCTGTTGAGTAAGGATAGGAAGATTCTGGATCCCAAGGTGGCTTTGACTTGGGAAAATGGGAGGGATTACATGACTCTTCAGTTCGATTATCTGGGGAGTTCGGAGACACAAGACTCATCCTCAGGTGCCATGCTTCCTAAGAGCAATTTACCTGTTCTTTCCCACTGGTCTCAGACAACcctctgaggcaggagatagacaggccccaggctgagcagctggagtctgtcccctgtggacagagacTCCAAGATGAAGATAATGGCAGGGGTAGGGAGGACCTGAGTGCCGCccagataaaagataaagagaccaCACATATTTCcattcttgaggtcaaggagacTTTCCCAACTACACATGAGCAGAAAGGCTCCCTGGGGgccaaaaagggagggggcgccaCCCCATAATAGGTGGTGTCAACCTTCCCATAGGTCTCTgtgctagaatccatcttggctacgAGATGCACAGGCACACAGGCGAGGACCCGGAGTTAaaccaaatacggactcagagccaggcaaagcaagatgattggccagaggaaacccagaagaaatgcccacATAAGTGATTCAAACCACCACAGAGGCgcgactctctctctgagccagCCCGTGTGCGCCTATTCACAGGtacttttttcctcctaataaacactttacttatttcactactttccatttctttgctgaAATTTATTTCTACAAAGCAGACAAGCCAGGGCCTTCTCACTGGCCACTGGCCCTCATGGTCTAGTGCCTAGgattcagcgctctcactgccacggcctgacttcaatctctggtcagagaactgagaccctgcttcaagccactgTAGGCCGAGGCCACCCAAGATCACCTCCATAACTGTCTACCCACAGGGTAAGAACTGAAGCCAGTCCCTAGGTAGGAATGGGGGCAGGTGCCAGATGAGAAGAAGCCAATCGTGGATCACTTTATAATTCTCACAGAAGTGAAAGAAACAGTCTTGGTCAAGAGCACGGCCCCTCCAGTCTCACCTCCTGCTACAAGGCAGTACTGGTCTCGTCTCACCCATCAGAGCACAGGGCTCCTTCCCACCCTGGTACCTTCCTGGGGGCAATGTCCCCCATCGTCACCATGGCCCTACTGCAGAACAACACCATCCCAGTCTTCTGTTTCCGGACAGTTGTCTGTCCCATTAACATTAAATTGTTTCTTTCAGGTATCTCTGTTATCTCAAGTCGTTTAGCCGTACTTTCCCATCTAAATTAAAATGATCTCTCTCCCTGAGGAATACACTCTTTCACATATAAACTGCCATTTCTTCACAATTCCTGTTGTCTTGGCTTACTTTCTCAAGgcctcatgggacttccctgctgtctctccccctccacccctttGCTTTGCATCTAGATAATTAAGTAGGTGAGGGAGAGTGAGGTTGCAGGGACTGAGGAATCTCAGCTCAGTGATGTTCAAACAGGAAGCTCACTTTGTTCTCAGCAATGTACATACTTTCTTACAATAGCCGAGatgtgaaagcaacctaagtgcccatcaacgcatgaatggataaagaagatgtgggatgtgtgtgtgtgtgtgtgtgtgtgtgtgtgtgtgtgtgtgtatacacacatatagtgGACCCGGAGAGTATTCTGCTTAGTGAAATTAGTCAGAGAACAACCAAtattgtatgttttcacttacatgtgaaaccTATATATATTTGGTAAGAACATTTATGTTTTACACTCTAAGcaaattttatttatacagtTCAGTGTTATACATTGTATGTTATACACTGGATCCTCAGACTTTAtctgtacccttttaccaacctctccttaTTTCTCCCACATCCCAACCACTGGAAATCACTGTTTTactctttgtttctatgtttGACTCTTTTTCTCATATTCCACATACAGTATAAGTGATACCAcgcactatttgtctttctctgtccggcTTATTTAACTTTGCACAATGTCCtcatggtccatccatgttatcgcAAAGCACAGGATTCCCTTTTTCTcatgcctgaataatattccaccgtatccattcatccattaacgGACCCTTGGGTTGTtgccacatcttggctattgtgaatgatgctgcaatgaacatgggaatgaGGACATATCTTTGATACCCTTTTGCATTccctttggatgtatacccagaagagGAACTGCTGGATCGTATGATAGCTCTAGAACTAGCATTTATTGATTGGACGTCATGTGCCAAGCACAATCCCAGTCATGTTAGATGAGCGAAGAGGGTTCAATCACTTGTCAAGTTCTCACAGAGAGGAGGCAGCAGAGCCAGGCCTTGACCTGAAAGAGCTTGGTTCTAGAACCCACACTCTCAACACAGAGCGCCCTTCTGAGGAGGCCTCTTGCAGGACCTCTAGGCCACTGTGAAAACTTGGCTGATATGGTGAAGGAGATGGGGGGCCCTGAAAGGTTTGAACAGAGCAATGACATGATCTTAGTTATATGTTAACAGGATCACTATTGCTGCTCTGTAGAAAGTGGGGtatgggagggtggggtgggaggcagacagAGCAGTTGTAAGGCTTTGGCAATGATCCAGGCCAGACATTCACCCCCTACCCCTTCATAACAAGATGCTGGCCTTGTTCATGTTAATACTTCTCTTGccaagcacagtacctggcataatAATGATGGTTGAATGAAATCTTTGGCAATGGCAGTCATACTAGTCATACAGGGGAGGAACCATGCACGTGTCCATATTAAAAACACAGTCTATGATCTCACCCTCAGGGGTGACAGAAggcatgcaaatggaaagaggCACCATCTCAAACCTTAGTTTACAGAGAATATATGCTTTATCTGCTGCCAGCTTCCTTAAAATCCATAAGCAAATCCTGCTCTCCTCTCCACTCATGTGGGTCCAGATGGGCATGCAAAACTGGGCTTGGGAAATCAAGACCTTCTCTTATTTGCATCCCTGATGCCAGGCCATGGTCCTCTGGGAAGGCTGCTGTTACAGAAACACCTGGGTTTATTCAAAGCTTCTGCATCACCCAAGAGACAGAACCATCATTCTTCTACTCTTATGATGAGCCTTGTGTGTATCCAAGAGATATTCTAAAGCAACACTATCCCTCTAGGTTTACTGTCAGAGCTTTTCATGCACTCACTCTGGGATAGCTCTAAAGCAAGAGCTGGCTGTCTTGTGAAGGAAAGGTGGTGGCTCAGAATGTACACTTACCCTTCTCTGCTGGGCAGTATTTAAGGCTTAGATTAGCCAAGTAAGAAGAGACATCATGGTGACTCTGACTGCCATCGTAACTGTGCCCTATGAAGTCAGGAAtgcatttctgttcttttcagtCCTGGAGTTTGCAGCAGGGATCCTGGTCAGTgccttcattttcttgatgaatttTTGGGTCGTGGTGAGGAGGTGGCCACTGAGCAACTGTGATCTTGTCCTGCTGAATCTCAGCCTCACCTGGCTTTTCCTGCACGGGCTGCTCTTTCTGGATGCCATCCAGCTTACCCACTTCCAGTGGATTAAAGACCCGCTGAGCCTCTGCTACCAGACCATCGTCATGCTCTGGAGGCTCGTAAATCAAGCTGGCCTCTGGCTCACCACTTGTCTTAGTCTCCTCTACTGCTCCAAGACTGTCCATCTCTTTCACACCTTCCTACTCCGCTTGGCAAGCTGGatctccaggaagatcccccagaTGCTCCTGGGTGCTATTTTTTCCTCCTGTGTCTGCATTGTTCTCTATTTGTGGGACTTTTTCAGATCTCACTTCTCAGTTGCAACCATGCTACTCATGAATAACAATACAGAACTCACTTGAGAAACTGAGAAAACtccatttctttcattccttcctcttctgcaGCCTGGGGTCCATCcgttctttcttgcttttttctggTTTCCTCTGGGGTGCTGACTGTGTCCCTGGGGAGGCACGTGAGGACAAGGAGGGCCCAAACCAGAGACTCTCGGGATCCCAACCCGGAGGCCCACATCAAAGCACTCAGGTCTCGTCTCTTTCCTCTGCCTGTATGTGGTGTCCTTCTGCGCTGCCTTCACCTCGGTGCCTTTGCTGATGCTGTGGCACAACAAGATCGGGGTCATGGTCTGTGCAGTGATACTGGCAGCCTGCCCCTCGGGGCACACAGTCATCCTGATCTCAGGCAATGCCAAGCTGAAGAGAGCCGTGGAGACCATTCTTCTCTGGGCTCAGAGCAGCCTAAATGTTAGGGCGGACTGCAAGGCAGATCCCTGGATGCCAGATCTATGTTGAGAGTGGACACGAAATGGGCTCTTCATAACTATGCCTCTGATTGTTCATCAAGCCTTCAGAAATGTATTCCAATTTCTTTGCTAAGGTGTAACTCCAAGTCTCTCTACTTTACATCCATGATCCCACccacagcagaaaaaaataaagctctaCACATGGCCTAGGCAAGTAGAATGGCATTGGATGTCtagataaaatgaacaaaatagggAAGTGAAGTACTCAGTGTAAATTCTTTGTATACTATAGCTTACTAGTGCTTGGTATCAGCCAAACCATGAGAAATCCCCTCTTATGAAATGATATCTAAATCCCGAGATAGCATGGTTGGTTTTTCACATGACTGCTATTTCTTAACATGAGTgctagtgggacttccctggtggtgcagtggttaagactccacgctcccaatgcaggggccctggattcaatccctggtcagggaactagatcccgcatgccgcaacgaagatctggcacagccaaataaataaatattttttaaaaaaataggtgcTAGCATATAATATTTGAACATATTCACTACTATGGCAATTATATTATCCTCCTCAAGCTCCACAATATTCATGGAAACATAAGATATGAAAAGACAAACTTGGAAGAACAATGATGTCATCACTTCAGCTTCAAGAGGTACTACATTAAAACGCCTACAGGAACCAGAGGATGGGTCATTTTGTCTGAAAATGCACATTCACCTGCTTTAgagtgggagaaaaagagaggtaGACACTTGCTCAGTAGGTGCCCTGGATGTCAAAGCCTGTGTGTGTCCTGGCTCTACTCCACTTGCTCATGAGGACAGTGCTTTGCCTGGTACCAAGCACCGGCCAGTCTAGTTGGGGAACCTGCCAAAATAGCCTCACTAAAAGGCCTATTTGTGGAGACTGGCATTCTCTGCCTGCCTGCACAGGAAGCTAGCCGGGAAGGCTTTCCTCAGATCACATCCTAAATGGCTCAGCAGAGAGAAAGGTATACCTTTCTCTCTAAAGACATAGATCTTTATGGGCTTCAAAGCACAGCCCATGACCACAGTGGCTCCTGGTTCTGCTGGCTGTGGGTGCTGCTGAGTACTGCTTCCTCCTCAGGACCTGTTCTTGATAACCCCAATCCCTCCTCTCAGTTTTCCCAAATTACCCTTTTTGCCACCTCCAATGGCTGCAAAATTTGTGCCTTCACCTGGTTTCCTCTCCTTGGTGGACACC
This window contains:
- the TAS2R38 gene encoding LOW QUALITY PROTEIN: taste receptor type 2 member 38 (The sequence of the model RefSeq protein was modified relative to this genomic sequence to represent the inferred CDS: inserted 2 bases in 1 codon; deleted 2 bases in 2 codons), with amino-acid sequence MVTLTAIVTVPYEVRNAFLFFSVLEFAAGILVSAFIFLMNFWVVVRRWPLSNCDLVLLNLSLTWLFLHGLLFLDAIQLTHFQWIKDPLSLCYQTIVMLWRLVNQAGLWLTTCLSLLYCSKTVHLFHTFLLRLASWISRKIPQMLLGAIFSSCVCIVLYLWDFFRSHFSVATMLLMNNNTELTEKLRKLHFFHSFLFCSLGSIRSFLLFLVSSGVLTVSLGRHVRTRRAQTRDSRDPNPEAHIKALRXLVSFLCLYVVSFCAAFTSVPLLMLWHNKIGVMVCAVILAACPSGHTVILISGNAKLKRAVETILLWAQSSLNVRADCKADPWMPDLC